A window of Mixophyes fleayi isolate aMixFle1 chromosome 10, aMixFle1.hap1, whole genome shotgun sequence contains these coding sequences:
- the CBFA2T3 gene encoding protein CBFA2T3 isoform X8: MPDSPADVKTQARTSPPNMPPPSPALSQGTNRNSSFTPSTMMNGSSHSPTAINGAPSTPNGFSNGPSASSSAALTNQQLPPACGARQLSKLKRFLTTLQQFGSDISPEIGERVRALVLGLVNSTLTIEEFHSKLQEATNFPLRPFVIPFLKANLPLLQRELLHCARLAKQSPAQYLAQHEQLLLDTSVSSSPSDSSELLLEVNENGKRRTPDRTKENAQEGLHPDHLPKRPCTTSPAQRYSPSNGLLHPPTNGLPHHTPPPTQHYRLEDMVLAHHYRHTDPREVRERHRQAAVHEVIDHRLTEREWAEEWKHLNNLLNCIMDMVEKTRRSLTVLRRCQEADREELNHWIRRYSDAEDLKKTVSSAAQPARHHNSSSTESSPAEPSRDFLHRPQAGYMPEEIWRKAEEAVNEVKRQAMSELQKAVSEAERKAHDLITLERAKMERALAEAKRQASEDAVSVINQQEDSKLLELRAESK; the protein is encoded by the exons ATGCCAGACTCACCGGCCGATGTGAAGACCCAGGCGAGGACCTCTCCACCCAACATGCCCCCGCCGTCACCTGCACTGAGCCAAGGGACCAACCGCAACTCCTCATTCACCCCCAGCACAA TGATGAACGGGAGCAGCCACTCTCCCACGGCCATCAACGGAGCTCCGTCCACCCCAAATGGTTTCAGCAATGGGCCCTCGGCATCCTCCTCGGCCGCACTAACCAATCAGCAGCTCCCCCCGGCCTGCGGGGCGCGGCAGCTGAGCAAGCTCAAGCGTTTTCTGACCACTTTGCAGCAATTCGGCAGCGACATCTCTCCAGAGATCGGGGAGCGAGTGCGGGCTCTGGTGCTTGGTCTGGTG AATTCCACACTCACAATTGAGGAATTTCACTCCAAGCTGCAAGAAGCCACCAACTTCCCTCTCCGCCCGTTTGTCATCCCCTTCTTAAAG GCTAACCTCCCATTACTGCAGAGGGAGCTCCTGCATTGTGCTCGGTTGGCCAAGCAGAGTCCGGCACAGTATTTGGCGCAGCACGAGCAGCTCCTCCTGGACACCAGCGTCAGCAGCTCCCCCAGCGACTCTTCCGAGCTCTTGTTGGAGGTGAATGAGAACGGCAAGAGGCGGACACCTGACAG GACCAAAGAGAATGCACAGGAAGGTCTCCACCCGGACCACCTCCCTAAGCGACCATGCACCACAAGCCCTGCACAAAGATACAGCCCCAGCAACGGGCTCCTTCACCCACCCACCAACGGGCTCCCGCACCACACTCCACCCCCTACGCAGCACTACCGCCTGGAGGATATGGTGCTGGCTCATCACTACCGCCACACAGACCCTCGGGAGGTGCGGGAGCGCCACCGGCAGGCAG CTGTGCACGAGGTGATCGATCACAGACTGACGGAGCGCGAGTGGGCAGAGGAATGGAAGCATCTCAACAAC CTGTTAAACTGCATTATGGATATGGTAGAAAAAACGCGGCGTTCGCTGACCGTCCTGCGCCGCTGCCAGGAAGCTGATCGGGAAGAGCTCAACCACTGGATACGCCGCTACAGTGATGCAGAGGACTTGAAAAAGACTGTCAGCTCTGCGGCTCAGCCGGCACGCCACCACAACAGCTCGAGCACCGAGTCCTCCCCAGCAG AGCCTTCGCGGGACTTCCTACATAGGCCACAGGCTGGATACATGCCAGAAGAGATCTGGAGGAAAGCAG AGGAGGCGGTGAACGAAGTAAAGCGCCAGGCCATGTCGGAGCTGCAGAAAGCTGTGTCGGAAGCGGAGCGCAAGGCCCACGACCTCATCACGTTAGAGCGAGCCAAAATGGAGCGGGCGCTGGCGGAGGCAAAGCGGCAGGCGTCAGAGGACGCCGTCTCCGTCATCAATCAGCAGGAGGACTCAA AGCTGTTGGAACTGCGGGCGGAAAGCAAGTGA
- the CBFA2T3 gene encoding protein CBFA2T3 isoform X7, which translates to MPDSPADVKTQARTSPPNMPPPSPALSQGTNRNSSFTPSTMMNGSSHSPTAINGAPSTPNGFSNGPSASSSAALTNQQLPPACGARQLSKLKRFLTTLQQFGSDISPEIGERVRALVLGLVNSTLTIEEFHSKLQEATNFPLRPFVIPFLKANLPLLQRELLHCARLAKQSPAQYLAQHEQLLLDTSVSSSPSDSSELLLEVNENGKRRTPDRTKENAQEGLHPDHLPKRPCTTSPAQRYSPSNGLLHPPTNGLPHHTPPPTQHYRLEDMVLAHHYRHTDPREVRERHRQAAVHEVIDHRLTEREWAEEWKHLNNLLNCIMDMVEKTRRSLTVLRRCQEADREELNHWIRRYSDAEDLKKTVSSAAQPARHHNSSSTESSPAEPSRDFLHRPQAGYMPEEIWRKAGLIYPSELSLCPHRGGGERSKAPGHVGAAESCVGSGAQGPRPHHVRASQNGAGAGGGKAAGVRGRRLRHQSAGGLK; encoded by the exons ATGCCAGACTCACCGGCCGATGTGAAGACCCAGGCGAGGACCTCTCCACCCAACATGCCCCCGCCGTCACCTGCACTGAGCCAAGGGACCAACCGCAACTCCTCATTCACCCCCAGCACAA TGATGAACGGGAGCAGCCACTCTCCCACGGCCATCAACGGAGCTCCGTCCACCCCAAATGGTTTCAGCAATGGGCCCTCGGCATCCTCCTCGGCCGCACTAACCAATCAGCAGCTCCCCCCGGCCTGCGGGGCGCGGCAGCTGAGCAAGCTCAAGCGTTTTCTGACCACTTTGCAGCAATTCGGCAGCGACATCTCTCCAGAGATCGGGGAGCGAGTGCGGGCTCTGGTGCTTGGTCTGGTG AATTCCACACTCACAATTGAGGAATTTCACTCCAAGCTGCAAGAAGCCACCAACTTCCCTCTCCGCCCGTTTGTCATCCCCTTCTTAAAG GCTAACCTCCCATTACTGCAGAGGGAGCTCCTGCATTGTGCTCGGTTGGCCAAGCAGAGTCCGGCACAGTATTTGGCGCAGCACGAGCAGCTCCTCCTGGACACCAGCGTCAGCAGCTCCCCCAGCGACTCTTCCGAGCTCTTGTTGGAGGTGAATGAGAACGGCAAGAGGCGGACACCTGACAG GACCAAAGAGAATGCACAGGAAGGTCTCCACCCGGACCACCTCCCTAAGCGACCATGCACCACAAGCCCTGCACAAAGATACAGCCCCAGCAACGGGCTCCTTCACCCACCCACCAACGGGCTCCCGCACCACACTCCACCCCCTACGCAGCACTACCGCCTGGAGGATATGGTGCTGGCTCATCACTACCGCCACACAGACCCTCGGGAGGTGCGGGAGCGCCACCGGCAGGCAG CTGTGCACGAGGTGATCGATCACAGACTGACGGAGCGCGAGTGGGCAGAGGAATGGAAGCATCTCAACAAC CTGTTAAACTGCATTATGGATATGGTAGAAAAAACGCGGCGTTCGCTGACCGTCCTGCGCCGCTGCCAGGAAGCTGATCGGGAAGAGCTCAACCACTGGATACGCCGCTACAGTGATGCAGAGGACTTGAAAAAGACTGTCAGCTCTGCGGCTCAGCCGGCACGCCACCACAACAGCTCGAGCACCGAGTCCTCCCCAGCAG AGCCTTCGCGGGACTTCCTACATAGGCCACAGGCTGGATACATGCCAGAAGAGATCTGGAGGAAAGCAG GCCTCATCTACCCCTCTGAGCTGTCTCTCTGTCCGCACAGAGGAGGCGGTGAACGAAGTAAAGCGCCAGGCCATGTCGGAGCTGCAGAAAGCTGTGTCGGAAGCGGAGCGCAAGGCCCACGACCTCATCACGTTAGAGCGAGCCAAAATGGAGCGGGCGCTGGCGGAGGCAAAGCGGCAGGCGTCAGAGGACGCCGTCTCCGTCATCAATCAGCAGGAGGACTCAAGTGA